Proteins from one Flavobacterium sp. N2038 genomic window:
- a CDS encoding DUF4251 domain-containing protein, with the protein MSAKLSILLVLFWFLNFPALGQEKSKKELKAEQQQQKQKEIEALIDSKNFVFEAQKATPLGGRLLHLDYNTYFLKFSLEKTTCDLPFFGRAYNVAYGGDGGIKFEGVPENIKVEKKKKSYILKASVRGKDDVYDLLFTIFSDGGASLSVNSNNRAPISYDGEIEAPKTEEVKK; encoded by the coding sequence ATGTCAGCTAAACTATCTATTTTATTAGTGTTATTTTGGTTTTTGAATTTTCCGGCTCTTGGACAGGAAAAGTCTAAAAAAGAACTTAAAGCCGAACAACAACAGCAAAAGCAAAAAGAAATAGAAGCATTAATAGACAGTAAAAATTTCGTTTTTGAAGCACAAAAGGCAACTCCGCTGGGAGGCAGACTTCTTCACTTAGATTACAATACGTATTTTTTGAAGTTTAGTCTGGAAAAAACAACTTGTGATCTTCCTTTTTTTGGACGTGCTTATAATGTGGCTTACGGAGGTGATGGAGGAATTAAATTTGAAGGCGTACCTGAAAATATAAAAGTGGAGAAAAAGAAAAAGAGCTACATTTTAAAAGCTTCGGTTAGAGGTAAAGATGATGTATATGATTTATTATTTACTATTTTTTCTGATGGAGGAGCATCTCTGTCGGTTAATAGTAATAATAGAGCTCCGATTTCATATGATGGTGAAATTGAAGCACCAAAAACAGAAGAAGTTAAAAAATAA
- a CDS encoding transporter has translation MPKKTFLVLPKKYLYVLLFFLLKYVAFSQDLEPRVYANVPKKLNVAAFGYVFMDGNVLTDPSLPISDFTLQSHNLAASYVRTFGLANKLARVQVSLPFTFMDGSAMVNGAMVTGSRTGFADMKVRFGINLLGSPALDKTNFRSFEQKTILGVSLVTSVPTGRYYGDKRVNIGTNRWGIKPEIGISKKFSHVYAEVYGGVWFYTDNNDFLGKKMEQKPTYSLQAHASYYFKNNMWVGFNTNWFFGGKTIVDGVSEASEIDNWRVGGTFSTPVGKGQSIKLQYHVGAYTNNGLNYYALSAVYQYSFF, from the coding sequence ATGCCAAAAAAGACATTTCTAGTTTTACCGAAAAAATACCTTTATGTGTTATTGTTTTTTTTACTGAAATATGTTGCTTTCAGCCAGGATTTAGAACCAAGGGTATATGCAAATGTGCCTAAAAAACTAAATGTTGCTGCATTTGGCTATGTATTTATGGATGGAAATGTTCTTACAGATCCGTCATTACCTATTTCCGATTTTACGCTGCAAAGTCATAATCTGGCAGCAAGTTATGTGCGAACTTTTGGGTTAGCCAACAAATTGGCGCGTGTGCAAGTTTCTCTTCCTTTTACCTTTATGGATGGTTCTGCAATGGTAAATGGTGCAATGGTTACAGGTTCAAGAACTGGTTTTGCAGATATGAAAGTCCGTTTTGGAATCAACTTACTGGGATCGCCTGCGCTTGATAAAACGAATTTCAGGAGTTTTGAGCAAAAAACAATTTTAGGGGTTAGTCTCGTAACTTCAGTTCCCACCGGAAGATATTATGGAGACAAACGGGTTAATATTGGTACAAATCGCTGGGGAATAAAACCCGAGATTGGTATTTCAAAAAAGTTTTCTCATGTTTATGCAGAAGTGTATGGAGGTGTATGGTTCTACACCGATAATAATGATTTTTTAGGAAAAAAGATGGAACAAAAACCGACTTATAGCTTACAGGCACATGCGAGTTATTATTTTAAGAATAACATGTGGGTTGGTTTTAATACCAATTGGTTTTTTGGTGGTAAAACAATTGTAGATGGTGTATCTGAAGCTAGTGAGATTGATAATTGGCGGGTAGGAGGAACTTTTTCGACACCGGTTGGTAAAGGCCAATCAATAAAATTGCAATATCATGTTGGGGCTTACACAAACAATGGTTTGAATTACTATGCTTTGTCTGCAGTATATCAATACTCGTTTTTTTAA
- a CDS encoding acyl-CoA dehydrogenase family protein, with protein sequence MADTIEKNVTRGGQFLVKETKCEDIFTPEDFSEEQLMMRDSVKEFVDKELWAHKDRFEKKDYAYTESSMRKAGELGLLGVAVPEEYGGLGMGFVSTMLVCDYISGATGSFSTAFGAHTGIGTMPITLYGTEEQKKKYVPKLASGEWFGAYCLTEPGAGSDANSGKTKAVLSEDGKYYSITGQKMWISNAGFCSVFIVFARIGDDKNITGFIVENDPSNGISMNEEEHKLGIRASSTRQVFFNDTKVPVENMLSERGNGFKIAMNALNVGRIKLAAACLDAQRRVTSGAVKYANERIQFNTSISSFGAIRSKLAEMATNAYAGESASYRAAKDIEDRIAAREAEGTSHQEAELKGVEEYAIECSILKVAVSEDVQSCSDEGIQIFGGMGFSEDTPMESAWRDARIARIYEGTNEINRMLSVGMLIKKAMKGHVDLLGPAMKVQEELMGIPSFDTPDFSELFAEEKGIIANLKKVFLMVAGSAVQKYGPELDAHQQLLMAASDILIEIYMAESTILRTEKLAKTQGEDKVQEQIAMAKLYLYKAVDIVNLRGKEGIASFAEGDEQRMMLMGLKRFTKYTNLPNVVALREKIAAKLVAEDTYCF encoded by the coding sequence ATGGCAGATACAATCGAAAAAAACGTGACTCGTGGTGGTCAGTTTTTAGTTAAAGAAACAAAATGCGAAGATATCTTTACACCAGAAGATTTCTCTGAAGAGCAGTTAATGATGCGTGACTCTGTAAAAGAGTTCGTTGACAAAGAATTATGGGCGCATAAAGATCGTTTCGAAAAGAAAGATTATGCTTACACAGAATCATCTATGCGTAAAGCTGGTGAACTAGGACTTCTTGGAGTTGCAGTTCCAGAAGAATACGGCGGATTAGGAATGGGATTCGTATCTACAATGTTAGTTTGTGACTACATTTCTGGAGCAACTGGATCTTTCTCAACTGCTTTTGGTGCACACACAGGAATTGGAACTATGCCAATTACACTTTACGGTACTGAAGAACAAAAGAAAAAATACGTTCCGAAATTGGCTTCTGGAGAATGGTTTGGAGCTTATTGCTTAACTGAACCAGGCGCAGGATCTGATGCAAACTCAGGAAAAACTAAAGCAGTTTTATCTGAAGATGGAAAATACTACTCTATTACAGGACAAAAAATGTGGATTTCGAATGCAGGTTTCTGTAGCGTTTTCATCGTTTTTGCTCGTATTGGAGATGATAAGAACATTACAGGTTTCATCGTAGAAAACGATCCTTCAAACGGAATTTCTATGAATGAAGAAGAGCATAAATTAGGAATCCGTGCTTCTTCTACTCGTCAGGTTTTCTTCAACGATACAAAAGTACCGGTTGAAAACATGTTGTCTGAAAGAGGAAACGGTTTCAAAATCGCAATGAATGCTTTGAACGTTGGTCGTATTAAATTGGCTGCAGCTTGTTTAGATGCTCAAAGAAGAGTTACTTCTGGAGCTGTAAAATATGCTAACGAAAGAATCCAGTTCAATACTTCTATTTCATCTTTTGGGGCTATCCGTTCTAAATTAGCTGAAATGGCAACTAACGCTTACGCTGGAGAAAGTGCTTCTTACCGTGCTGCAAAAGACATTGAAGACAGAATCGCAGCTCGTGAAGCTGAAGGAACTAGCCACCAAGAAGCAGAATTGAAAGGTGTTGAAGAATATGCTATCGAGTGTTCTATCTTGAAAGTAGCTGTTTCTGAAGATGTTCAATCTTGTTCTGACGAAGGTATTCAGATTTTTGGTGGAATGGGATTCTCTGAAGACACTCCAATGGAAAGTGCCTGGAGAGATGCTCGTATCGCTCGTATCTACGAAGGAACAAACGAAATCAACAGAATGCTTTCTGTAGGTATGTTGATCAAAAAAGCAATGAAAGGACACGTTGATTTACTTGGACCAGCAATGAAAGTTCAGGAAGAATTAATGGGAATTCCATCTTTTGATACTCCGGATTTCTCTGAATTATTTGCAGAAGAAAAAGGAATCATTGCTAACTTGAAAAAAGTTTTCTTAATGGTTGCAGGAAGTGCTGTTCAAAAATACGGTCCTGAATTAGATGCTCACCAACAATTATTAATGGCTGCATCTGATATCTTAATCGAAATTTACATGGCTGAAAGTACGATTCTTAGAACTGAGAAATTAGCTAAAACTCAAGGTGAAGATAAAGTTCAGGAGCAAATTGCTATGGCAAAATTATACTTATACAAAGCAGTAGATATTGTAAACTTAAGAGGAAAAGAAGGAATTGCTTCTTTCGCTGAAGGTGACGAACAACGTATGATGTTAATGGGATTAAAACGTTTTACAAAATACACAAACTTGCCAAACGTAGTGGCATTGAGAGAAAAAATCGCAGCAAAATTAGTAGCAGAAGATACATACTGCTTCTAA
- a CDS encoding META domain-containing protein: MMKNFFILVFFSCIVISCKCKKDDSLSKLEGNWELNYIAEPTADFDALFPNKKPAINFNVKENHVSGNNGCNSFNGKLSLTDNKIDFTQPMAVTKMMCMDGKGEQVFMNTLQRVTSYDITDDGKTLNFISGDIATMRFTKK; the protein is encoded by the coding sequence ATGATGAAGAATTTTTTTATACTTGTTTTTTTTAGTTGCATAGTAATTTCCTGTAAATGCAAAAAAGATGATTCGCTTTCAAAATTAGAAGGCAATTGGGAGTTAAATTATATCGCAGAGCCCACAGCTGATTTTGATGCGTTATTTCCAAATAAGAAACCGGCCATTAATTTTAATGTAAAAGAAAATCATGTTTCCGGAAACAATGGTTGTAATTCATTTAATGGAAAATTGAGTTTAACAGATAATAAAATAGATTTTACTCAACCAATGGCTGTTACCAAAATGATGTGTATGGATGGGAAAGGGGAGCAGGTTTTTATGAATACTTTACAACGAGTAACGTCGTATGATATTACCGATGATGGAAAAACCTTAAATTTTATTTCCGGGGATATTGCCACGATGCGATTTACCAAAAAATAA
- a CDS encoding four helix bundle protein, with protein sequence MRHNYKNLKIWKIGIAIANEISDILIEFPKHERYDLISQISRCSVSMPSNIAEGSSRTDKSFSHFLDISLGSSFELITQLLIAKHRKYINEIQFNQLEIKIEEFQRMTMGFQNGLK encoded by the coding sequence ATGAGACATAATTATAAGAACTTAAAGATTTGGAAGATCGGAATTGCAATTGCTAATGAAATTTCAGATATATTAATAGAATTTCCAAAACACGAACGATACGATTTGATTTCTCAAATAAGCAGATGTTCGGTTTCGATGCCTAGTAATATTGCCGAAGGATCTTCAAGAACTGATAAGTCTTTCAGTCACTTTTTAGACATTTCTCTTGGTTCTTCATTTGAACTAATTACACAATTATTGATTGCTAAACATAGAAAATATATAAACGAGATACAATTTAACCAATTAGAAATTAAAATAGAAGAATTCCAAAGAATGACAATGGGTTTTCAAAACGGACTAAAGTAA
- a CDS encoding glycoside hydrolase family 18 protein — translation MKQISLIALFLLCFCTTNTFAQKNKKMDIIAYYTGDDKLINEYEVNKLNQIIFSFCHLKNGKLNVDSAKDSITIKHLVSLKAKNPQLKIVLSLGGWGGCEPCSAAFSTAEGRLTFAKSVKEVSDYFKVDGLDLDWEYPSIEGLPGHLYQAADKQNFTELLKILRSTLGKKYELSFAAGGFQKCLDESIDWKAVAPYVNRINIMSYDLVNGYSKVTGHHTPLYSTNPKEESTDRAVTYLLKLGVPADKLVIGGAFYTRTWKNVANVNNGLYQSGEHIQGVDFKNFSTYYTEANGWKYFWDDKAKAPYWYNEKEKTFATGDDLTSIKAKAEYAKAKKLGGIMFWELPLDKTRDGMVNAIYEVKNK, via the coding sequence ATGAAACAAATCAGTCTGATTGCCTTATTTTTATTGTGCTTCTGTACTACAAATACATTTGCTCAGAAAAATAAAAAAATGGATATCATCGCTTATTACACAGGTGATGATAAGTTAATTAACGAATACGAAGTCAATAAACTAAATCAAATCATCTTTAGTTTTTGTCATTTAAAAAATGGAAAACTAAATGTTGATTCTGCTAAAGATTCAATCACGATTAAACATCTGGTTTCTTTAAAAGCTAAAAACCCACAATTAAAAATTGTTTTATCACTTGGTGGCTGGGGTGGTTGCGAACCTTGTTCAGCAGCATTCTCTACAGCTGAAGGAAGATTGACTTTTGCAAAATCTGTAAAAGAAGTAAGTGATTATTTTAAGGTTGATGGTTTAGATCTGGATTGGGAATATCCTTCTATCGAAGGATTGCCAGGCCACTTATATCAGGCAGCAGACAAACAAAACTTTACAGAACTCCTTAAAATTTTGCGTTCAACATTAGGAAAAAAATACGAACTAAGTTTTGCAGCTGGAGGTTTTCAAAAATGTCTGGATGAATCTATAGACTGGAAAGCTGTTGCTCCTTATGTAAACCGCATCAATATTATGAGTTACGATTTAGTAAACGGTTATTCTAAAGTAACTGGACATCATACTCCATTATACAGCACAAATCCAAAAGAAGAATCTACAGACAGAGCTGTTACTTACTTGCTAAAACTTGGAGTTCCAGCAGACAAATTAGTTATCGGAGGAGCATTTTATACCAGAACATGGAAAAATGTTGCTAATGTAAACAATGGTCTTTATCAATCTGGAGAACATATTCAAGGTGTTGATTTTAAAAACTTCTCCACTTATTATACTGAAGCTAACGGATGGAAATATTTTTGGGATGATAAAGCTAAAGCGCCTTACTGGTACAATGAAAAAGAAAAAACATTTGCAACAGGAGACGATTTAACCTCAATAAAAGCAAAAGCTGAATATGCAAAAGCCAAAAAATTAGGCGGAATTATGTTCTGGGAACTTCCTCTGGATAAAACCCGAGACGGAATGGTGAATGCTATTTATGAAGTTAAAAACAAATAA
- a CDS encoding mechanosensitive ion channel family protein produces MDENKSKDLFKENQTHRERALLFDAIAKNIQSADLILKTGIDYKGFTSELDYVIKLKKTAIDGIIKNKNDFQTLRNITVTSVMLKELQTRVDLQLEKIQKNNLELSQIQSKIDSLTIKKALFILPKDSLRKSLYYERYSEMNSQVKKLNVRFKNAIDSISKLQILASKFKYNLQNDILETDNIRKNEFENLLHSDGQVFKASSNKMSFYDSFFYSFFKEFVILAFFISNHFNTLILMLLLAIALIIYLLFLKNKYKHEGLYNQIEFSKRIFKHPIACAILISFTIFNFFFVYPPFAFTALIWLISIIALNVVNKEYFNVKDKFIWRTFVLLILFTLYDNNILIHSVKEVFLILILAIVSAGFSFYNLKKNKKFLNPLFKYSLYTLIVFEIASVLFILIGQNYNLGKLLMVNGIITVLMYYLFSNAYRLLTDIINYSNFIRERNEENQLAINELEQISFKKTHNALFIICWIITVGKNSYFFHTLLDPVIDFFYERRTIGDINYSYDSIVVFFFIIFISVIIAKIVAFFTNSSIRTSDTNKKNKLGSWLILIQIAIFSIGISLAFISSGIPVDRLTIIISALGVGIGFGLQTLVNNLVSGLIIAFEKPVNIDDTIDIGGQTVKMKSIGIRSSVVATFDGADVIIPNGDLLSQHLTNWTLSNNKKRTDIAIGVAYGSNLQEVKALLEETLKNHSLVLQNPPPIIWFKEFNSSSIDIIIKFWVNHISMANDVKSDLIISIDKTFRDNHIEIPFPQQDIYIKQINSKESETQSDIS; encoded by the coding sequence TTGGATGAGAACAAAAGCAAGGATCTTTTTAAAGAAAATCAAACACATAGGGAGCGCGCTTTATTATTTGATGCAATTGCAAAAAATATCCAAAGTGCTGATCTTATACTAAAAACCGGAATTGATTATAAAGGTTTTACTTCAGAATTAGACTATGTCATTAAACTAAAAAAAACGGCAATTGATGGTATAATCAAAAATAAAAATGATTTTCAAACTCTGAGAAATATCACGGTTACTTCTGTTATGCTAAAAGAATTGCAAACAAGAGTAGATCTTCAACTTGAAAAAATTCAGAAAAACAATTTAGAGCTCAGTCAAATTCAAAGTAAAATTGATTCATTAACCATAAAAAAAGCTCTTTTTATACTTCCAAAGGATTCTTTAAGAAAATCGTTGTATTATGAACGTTATTCTGAAATGAATTCTCAGGTCAAAAAGCTAAATGTAAGATTCAAAAACGCAATAGACAGCATTAGTAAACTGCAGATACTTGCCAGTAAATTTAAATATAATTTACAAAATGATATACTAGAAACTGACAACATTAGAAAAAATGAATTTGAGAATCTGCTTCATTCCGACGGTCAGGTTTTTAAGGCCAGCTCTAATAAAATGTCTTTTTATGATTCCTTTTTTTATTCCTTTTTTAAAGAATTTGTCATTTTAGCCTTCTTTATATCAAACCATTTCAACACTCTCATCCTAATGTTATTGCTTGCAATCGCATTGATTATTTATCTTTTGTTTCTCAAAAACAAATACAAACACGAGGGGCTCTACAATCAGATCGAGTTTTCTAAACGCATTTTTAAACACCCAATAGCCTGTGCCATATTAATTTCTTTTACAATATTTAATTTTTTCTTTGTTTATCCTCCTTTTGCATTTACGGCCTTGATTTGGCTTATTTCAATTATTGCCCTCAATGTAGTCAATAAAGAATATTTCAATGTCAAGGATAAATTTATATGGAGAACCTTTGTTTTGCTAATCCTGTTTACTTTATACGACAATAATATTTTGATACATTCGGTCAAGGAGGTTTTTCTAATTCTAATTTTAGCCATTGTATCGGCCGGATTTAGTTTTTATAATTTAAAAAAGAATAAAAAATTTCTAAATCCTCTTTTTAAATACAGCTTATATACATTAATAGTATTTGAAATCGCTTCTGTTCTATTTATCTTAATTGGCCAAAATTATAACTTAGGAAAATTGTTGATGGTAAACGGGATAATAACGGTATTAATGTATTATCTGTTTTCAAACGCATACCGCTTACTGACTGATATTATAAATTATTCGAATTTTATACGAGAAAGAAATGAAGAAAATCAGCTAGCTATAAATGAACTTGAACAAATCAGTTTTAAAAAAACTCATAATGCATTATTTATCATATGCTGGATCATAACGGTAGGAAAAAATTCTTATTTTTTTCATACTCTGCTCGACCCAGTAATTGATTTTTTCTATGAACGCAGAACCATAGGTGATATTAATTACTCTTACGATAGTATAGTGGTTTTCTTTTTTATCATTTTCATTTCTGTAATTATAGCCAAAATTGTTGCCTTTTTCACAAACAGTTCAATCCGAACTTCTGACACAAACAAAAAAAACAAATTAGGAAGCTGGTTAATATTAATTCAGATTGCCATTTTTAGCATCGGAATTAGTCTTGCCTTTATATCTTCGGGCATTCCTGTTGACCGCCTGACAATCATTATTAGTGCCTTAGGAGTCGGAATCGGATTTGGTCTTCAAACATTGGTAAACAATTTAGTAAGTGGTCTTATAATTGCTTTTGAAAAACCTGTTAATATTGATGACACTATAGATATTGGAGGTCAAACCGTGAAAATGAAATCGATTGGAATCCGAAGCAGTGTAGTAGCCACTTTTGACGGAGCTGATGTTATTATACCAAATGGCGATTTGTTAAGCCAGCACTTAACAAACTGGACTCTGTCAAATAATAAAAAACGAACCGATATTGCTATTGGTGTGGCATATGGCTCTAATCTCCAAGAAGTAAAAGCCTTACTAGAGGAAACCCTTAAAAATCATTCTTTAGTTTTACAGAATCCGCCGCCCATTATTTGGTTTAAAGAATTTAACTCCAGTTCAATTGATATTATAATTAAATTTTGGGTAAATCATATCAGTATGGCAAATGATGTAAAAAGTGATTTAATAATTTCGATTGATAAAACTTTTAGGGATAACCATATCGAAATTCCATTTCCTCAGCAGGACATTTACATCAAACAAATCAATTCTAAAGAATCAGAAACTCAATCTGATATTTCTTAA